A genomic stretch from Hyalangium ruber includes:
- a CDS encoding serine/threonine-protein kinase: MAPRWTVCELEPSNLPSGTEVGAWRVLELCGKGAFGAVYRVEPMGAGGAAPCALKLALHPMDPRFEREVELLSRLRDHPHVPRLRDCGLWAHPAGSFPFLVMEWVQGVPLYDWAEGRNLSSRQVMRVLAQVARALKATHGVDGVHRDVKGANVRIRPEDAWAVLLDFGAGDFLGARTLTREVLPPGTPPYRSIEALRFQWRYWRQRGLSYEPGPADDVYALGVTAYRLVTGSYPPPGGAPEAEVDDVPTTGSVSGSAEVSAALSPDLAGLIRQMLSEEPSARGSAAELAQALEHAAESAGPEADLPFTQRSALGALARTDSSGTRQPAHGRRPRLAVAVGVLAAVSLAVWWTARRQPVVPSEGGMEEAGTSGLAKDARSVSANVESPAPRRGAVGVEVPKTPFPGQSRPPCRKHEVAINGGCWGRPEDSKPPCGEGDFEWKGVCYYPVLGLRPPPTSESP, from the coding sequence ATGGCGCCACGCTGGACCGTTTGCGAGCTGGAACCCTCCAACCTCCCATCAGGGACGGAGGTAGGGGCCTGGCGAGTGCTGGAACTGTGCGGGAAGGGCGCCTTCGGGGCGGTCTACCGCGTCGAGCCTATGGGGGCAGGCGGTGCCGCGCCTTGCGCACTGAAGCTGGCCCTGCACCCGATGGATCCGCGCTTCGAGCGCGAGGTGGAACTGCTCTCGCGCCTCCGCGATCATCCCCATGTGCCACGCCTACGGGACTGTGGGTTGTGGGCCCATCCGGCGGGCTCTTTCCCCTTCCTCGTCATGGAGTGGGTGCAGGGCGTGCCGCTGTATGATTGGGCCGAAGGGCGCAACCTCAGCTCGCGGCAGGTAATGCGGGTGCTGGCCCAGGTGGCTCGGGCGCTGAAGGCCACGCATGGAGTGGACGGCGTGCATCGGGATGTGAAGGGCGCCAACGTGCGGATACGGCCCGAGGATGCGTGGGCGGTGCTCCTGGATTTCGGAGCAGGGGACTTTCTCGGGGCTCGCACGCTCACGCGCGAGGTGCTGCCTCCCGGAACGCCTCCCTACCGCAGCATCGAGGCGCTGCGCTTTCAGTGGCGCTACTGGCGCCAGCGCGGGCTCTCCTATGAGCCGGGCCCTGCGGATGACGTGTACGCGCTGGGCGTGACAGCCTATCGCCTCGTGACTGGCAGTTATCCGCCTCCCGGAGGAGCGCCCGAGGCAGAAGTGGATGACGTGCCCACGACCGGTTCCGTGTCCGGGTCGGCCGAGGTTTCGGCTGCGCTGTCCCCGGACCTGGCGGGACTCATCCGCCAGATGCTCTCGGAGGAACCTTCGGCCCGGGGCAGCGCTGCGGAGTTGGCCCAGGCGCTCGAACACGCAGCGGAATCGGCGGGACCCGAGGCGGATCTGCCCTTCACCCAACGCTCAGCGCTGGGTGCCCTGGCGCGTACTGACTCCTCGGGCACGAGGCAGCCCGCGCATGGCCGGAGGCCGAGGCTCGCCGTGGCGGTAGGCGTTCTTGCTGCCGTGTCTCTCGCTGTGTGGTGGACGGCGCGGCGGCAGCCGGTGGTGCCGTCCGAGGGAGGTATGGAGGAGGCGGGCACTTCGGGCCTCGCCAAGGACGCGCGCTCAGTCAGCGCCAACGTGGAGAGCCCCGCACCCCGACGGGGGGCAGTCGGCGTCGAGGTACCGAAGACGCCGTTCCCAGGACAGTCACGGCCCCCTTGTCGGAAGCACGAGGTGGCGATCAACGGAGGCTGTTGGGGGCGGCCTGAAGATTCGAAGCCGCCATGTGGCGAGGGCGACTTCGAGTGGAAGGGCGTCTGCTACTACCCGGTCCTCGGGCTGAGACCTCCCCCCACCTCGGAATCCCCGTAG